One Oncorhynchus masou masou isolate Uvic2021 chromosome 18, UVic_Omas_1.1, whole genome shotgun sequence DNA window includes the following coding sequences:
- the cnbpa gene encoding CCHC-type zinc finger, nucleic acid binding protein a, whose product MEMSSSECFRCGRPGHWIKNCPEAGGRGRGRGRGRGKDLFCYRCGEQGHIARDCEQTEDACYNCHRSGHISRDCKEPKKEREQCCYSCGKAGHVARDCDHANEQKCYSCGGFGHIQKLCDKVKCYRCGEIGHVAVQCSKASEVNCYKCGNTGHLAKECTIEATA is encoded by the exons ATGGAGATGAGCAGTAGCGAGTGCTTCCGATGTGGCCGTCCTGGGCATTGGATCAAGAACTGTCCCGAAGCTGGAGGGCGTGGCCGTGGCAGgggcagaggaagaggaaagg ATCTGTTCTGCTATCGCTGTGGAGAGCAAGGTCACATTGCCAGGGACTGTGAACAGACTGAGGATG CCTGCTACAACTGCCACAGGAGCGGCCATATTTCCCGTGACTGCAAGGAGCCCAAGAAGGAGCGGGAGCAGTGTTGCTACAGCTGTGGCAAGGCTGGCCACGTGGCCCGCGACTGCGACCATGCCAACGAGCAGAAGTGCTATTCCTGCGGAGGCTTTGGCCACATCCAGAAACTTTGCGATAAAGTCAAATGTTACAG GTGTGGCGAGATCGGTCATGTGGCTGTGCAGTGCAGCAAAGCCAGTGAGGTGAACTGCTACAAGTGCGGCAACACCGGCCACCTTGCGAAAGAGTGCACCATTGAAGCCACAGCATAA
- the LOC135504661 gene encoding haloacid dehalogenase-like hydrolase domain-containing 5, protein MRGLLQFYRALNALCNRQVKRRAGFAGSQCGFSGTVSDSKPQPRFGLLFDIDGVLVRGKMPIPAAKKAFQKLVNSQEQFVVPVVFVTNAGNCMRQMKADQLSHILGVPITMDQVMMSHSPLRMFKKYHDKCVLVSGQGPVLDIAKNLGFQNVISVDMLRESFPLLDMVDHNRRPKVPSSPIANLPTVEAVILFGEPIRWETNLQLIIDILLTNGNLSGAHQSQKLPQLPLLACNMDLMWMAEAQSPRFGHGTFLVCLENIYKKITGKEVKYKALMGKPSELTYHFAEYLIRGQAVERNWTQPITTLYAIGDNLMTDIYGANLYNRYLEERTRRKTSKAVTKMATATGSDAALPQVNDHIENAWESELAPPSATSCKSILVCTGVYNPHTEVPNDTNQCIKETVFHGHRDFHFDPALVEPGHIVQDVADAVELIFEQEKFVPQ, encoded by the exons ATGAGGGGACTCCTGCAGTTTTACCGGGCTCTGAACGCCCTGTGTAACCGACAAGTCAAGCGAAGAGCTGGATTTGCCGGTTCTCAGTGCGGGTTTAGCGGAACCGTGTCTGATAGCAAG CCACAGCCACGGTTTGGACTGCTGTTTGACATCGATGGCGTGCTTGTCCGGGGAAAGATGCCCATTCCTGCTGCAAAAAAGGCCTTCCAAAAACTGGTCAACTCTCAGGAACAATTTGTGGTGCCAGTTGTTTTTGTTACCAACGCAGGGAATTGCATGCGGCAGATGAAAGCGGACCAGCTCTCTCACATCCTGGGTGTGCCT ATCACTATGGACCAGGTGATGATGTCACACAGTCCACTGAGGATGTTCAAGAAGTACCATGACAAGTGTGTTCTGGTGTCAGGACAAGGACCCGTCCTGGATATTGCCAAAAA CTTGGGCTTCCAGAATGTGATCAGTGTCGACATGCTGAGAGAGTCATTTCCTCTTCTGGACATGGTGGACCACAACAGACGACCCAAAGTGCCG TCCAGTCCAATTGCCAACCTTCCCACAGTAGAAG CTGTTATTCTGTTTGGGGAGCCCATCCGATGGGAGACCAACCTCCAGCTGATAATTGATATCCTGTTGACCAATGGGAACCTGAGCGGAGCCCACCAGAGCCAGAAGCTACCCCAACTCCCCCTGCTGGCCTGCAACATGGACCTCATGTGGATGGCAGAGGCCCAGTCTCCACG GTTTGGTCATGGGACGTTCCTTGTGTGCTTGGAGAACATCTATAAGAAAATAACAGGTAAAGAGGTGAAGTACAAGGCTCTGATGGGGAAGCCCAGTGAACTGACCTATCACTTTGCTGAGTACCTTATCAGAGGCCAGGCCGTAGAGAGAAACTGGACACAGCCCATCACCACCCTCTATGCTATTGG GGATAACCTGATGACTGACATCTATGGGGCCAACCTCTACAACCGCTACCTGgaagagaggacaaggaggaagaCCTCCAAAGCTGTCACCAAGATGGCCACCGCCACGGGCTCCGACGCAGCCCTGCCCCAGGTCAACGACCACATAGAAAATGCCTGGGAGAGCGAGCTGGCACCCCCCTCCGCCACCTCCTGCAAATCTATCCTGGTTTGTACTGGGGTGTACAACCCCCACACAGAGGTGCCCAATGACACCAACCAGTGCATCAAGGAGACTGTGTTCCACGGGCACCGGGACTTCCACTTTGACCCGGCGCTGGTGGAGCCCGGGCATATCGTGCAGGACGTGGCTGACGCTGTGGAGCTCATCTTTGAGCAGGAGAAATTTGTGCCTCAGTAA
- the gp9 gene encoding glycoprotein IX (platelet): protein MLLGSGIAILLLLATTSAQPSTKPCRCSALQPSGLQVNCSSMSLMEVPPLSPDTTELYLQDNQLSTVPSGHFDRLQDLRRVTLSGNPFHCDCGIQFLRTWLRRNWAVVSGGVPTCASPSGVAHTAITALSDAYFSSCAQQSCAGWVYDTMVGVMLCGLIGLLLWGLRLAKNSTFTLDIDQRHAGLEVDSLRSLKPKHRRLQRTLSEERENSASLTWTNDPERPLINMEILPHILDVLHKKHNIKIKTI, encoded by the coding sequence ATGCTCTTAGGTTCAGGGAtagccatcctcctcctcctggccaCTACCAGTGCACAGCCCAGCACAAAGCCCTGCCGGTGTTCAGCTCTACAGCCTTCAGGGCTACAGGTTAACTGCAGCTCCATGAGCCTCATGGAagtgccccctctctctccagacacCACAGAGCTCTACCTCCAGGACAACCAGCTGTCCACAGTACCCTCAGGGCACTTTGACAGGCTGCAAGACCTGAGGAGGGTCACCCTATCTGGGAACCCTTTCCACTGCGACTGTGGCATCCAGTTTCTGAGGACCTGGCTGAGGAGGAACTGGGCTGTCGTGTCTGGTGGAGTGCCCACCTGTGCCAGCCCCAGTGGTGTGGCACACACAGCAATCACTGCGCTCAGTGATGCCTACTTCTCTTCCTGTGCCCAGCAAAGCTGTGCAGGGTGGGTGTATGACACCATGGTGGGGGTGATGCTGTGTGGGCTCATCGGCCTGCTGCTGTGGGGTCTGAGGCTGGCCAAGAACTCCACCTTCACTCTGGACATCGATCAGAGACATGCAGGGTTGGAGGTGGACTCTCTGAGGTCGCTGAAGCCCAAACACAGGAGGCTCCAGAGGACTCtatctgaggagagggagaactcTGCCTCTCTCACCTGGACAAACGACCCAGAGAGACCGCTGATTAACATGGAGATATTGCCCCATATACTGGACGTATTGCACAAGAAACACAATATAAAGATAAAGACAATATAA